The genomic DNA GCCTCGCACCAGACTTTATAGGAGATGACCTCTCAGTAAACTACAatattatgtatttcttttagGTTTGTTTGCCATTGCTCAATAAAAATTCCATCAAGGGAATCACTCACAGTACAAGCAAAAAGGGGAGGGGCGTACAAAGCAGTTCatggaaagagggaaataaCCAGCTGTAAATCCCCACTGCCTTTGCAGTGCAACTGTTGGGCTGAGGGATCAGCAGAAAGGGCAGGCTGGTTTGAAGAAGAAGTAGGCAGCAAAAATAACAGAGCCCTGTCAGTCTAAGACACAAAGCAGTATAGTCTTGTATGGAATATGAAAATATGAGATGCTATTTGTCTGGAGGTTCAGTAAATTAGGGAATGCTGTCTGGAATATGAAGAGAAATCCAAGACTACAAATGCTCGCTCACTCTTCGGAGTGAAGATTTCTTTCTTCGCATTTAGAAAATGGAAGCCTGATACAGAAGTAGCGCTAGCaccattttcttcatagtgCTATGTGATATAGCTACATGTTTGCATCAAGGTAGAGGGTCTCTGGAAAATAACTGCTAGTCTAACAAACGTGCTATCAATGTCCTGTGATATTTCACAAACTCATCATACTGGGGTATTGGGGGAGGATATTCAATTCTGCATCCCTGCTCTAACAGGTGGGCACAACATTCAACTCTGTGGCAACTTTTTGGGAAGAGAGGGGGTTACAGGGACCAGAGAGAGCATTCCAtagagcagagcacagaaaatATCCCTCTTGCAGCAGAATGGTTCATTTCTTGGGGGATCctcttcagcagctgcacccTCAGAAGTCTCAAAAGAAGCCGTGAAAACTTTGGATCTGGCAGGTGTAGGAAAACCCAACAGCACAGTACTTAAAGACTGGCTTTTTGGCCATCCTGAACTCCAAAGCAAGCTCTAGACCCTCCAAGCGTTCATTGCAGTTTGTAGGTCTGTTGCTGTAACTCTGAATGTCCcttctatttatattcagaTCCAATAGATTTTGAGTACTTCTAAACTCTAGCTTGATTTGATTACAGCTACAGTGGAAAATAATCGAAAAATAAGCTCAGGACAGCGAAATTTTACGATACAATATCTCTGGACTCTGTGGCCATCACTACAGTAGGTGGCGCTATCACTTCAGTCAACTGAGCAAGTAGCTGAACCGGGGATCTTACAAACCTCTCAATAATAGGCttcttttgcagttttaaagAACATCCGAAAAAAGTAAGGAAGTATCAGGCCTTTGGCATGCATCTGTGTCATGGCCAAATTTCAGGTTTAGATTTTTCAGGTCAAATTATTTCCTAGGAAAACTATGAATCGTGCATTTGCATGGCAGGTTTTCTGTCTGCTTGAGTCTCTCCACTCAGATTAGTTCATAAAAGGTACAAGTATAGagacccaagggaatggcaagaatatgtgccaggggaaggtttaggttggacatgaggaaaaggttcttccccagagggtggtggagcaccagaataggctccccagggaggtgtcacagccccaagcctgacagtgttcaagaagagactggacaacaccctcagacacatggtatgaactgtggggttgtcatatgcagggacaggagttggactcaatgatccctgtgggtcccttccaactcaggacataCTATGATAAGCAGAAGGAACATCCAGAGTTACAGCAACAGAGTCAGAACATGCTATTAGGAAACAAGACAGACCAACAAACTGCAGTGAAGACGTTTTGAGGGTGTAGAGCTTACTTCAGAGTTCAAGACGGCCAAAAATGCCAGTCTTCAGGTACTCAAATTATAAGAAGATTTTCCAGCTCTTGAGTTTTCCTACACATAACAGGCTTGGAGTTTTCACAGCTTCTTTTGAGAGTTCTGAGGGTGGAGCTGCTGAAGAGGATCCCCCAAGAAATGAACCATTCTGCTGcaagagggatttttttctgtactctGCTCTATGGCATGGACTCTCTGGTACCTATAAGGTAGCAGAGGTCCCCTGAGGTTGTCCCTTCTCTGCCACCAGCCAAGACATTAGGAGAGACAGATCCTCAGCCTGGTTTTGGGGGTACCCTGTGTGTGTCCCACCCCCccctaaaataaagcaaagccCATGGGGGCCAACTCGCCACAGCCGATGAGGGACAGGGCGGCTGTCAGGACCCTGAGGAGGCAGTGGGGACATCAGGGGGCTGCTGCGGAGACACGCGCCCACTGTGGGGCAAAACCCTCCCGGGGCTCTGGCAGGTGGGAtcctgcagaaaggaaaaggggtGCCAAAAAGGAGGGGGAGCTCAAGAGCATCTGTCAAccctcctccatccccagagagccctAAGCAGGGTGGACAGGGGGGTGACCCCTCCAAATCTCTGCAGCCCCACTTGTGCAAGGGGGTGACCCCAGGAATGGACCAGCAGCAACAGGAGCTGAGTGTCCCCACAAAAATCCCTCTGCTTCCACTTTCAGAGTCACACACCTGGAGTAAAGCCCCACCAGACCCTCCTCCCACACTCCAGGCCTCCATTTCCCCACCTTGAACAGCTCTCAGAGAAACGACGAGTGGCATCACCCCGCTTCTTCCATCACACCCATTAttttgggaagaatataaggctcttgggaagaatataaggctgttgtcagaggatgtagggaggcaactaggaaagctaaggcctccttagagttaaacctggcgagaggggtcaaggacaacaggaagagcttcttcaaatacatggcagataaaactaacaccagaggcaatgtaggcccactgatgaacggggtgggtgccctggtgacagaagatacagagaaggcagaattactgaatgccttctttgcctctgtctactctgccggaggctgtcctgaggagccccgtacccctgaggccccagaggaaggcagggcaatggaggagtttgcctcagttgatgaggactgggttagggagcaattaagcaatctggacatccataaatccatgggtccagatgggatgcacccacaggtgctgagggagctggctgaagtcattgctggaccactctccatcatcctTGCCAAGTCTtgagaaacaggagaggtgcctgaggactggaggaaagcaaatgtcactccggtcttcaaaaagggcaagaaggaggacccgggcaactatagaccagtcagcctcacctccatccctgggaaagtgatggaacaccttatccttggtgccatcttaagacatatcaaggataatagggtcatcagggacagtcaacatggcttcaccaaggggaagtcatgtttgaccaacctcatagccttttatgaagacgtaacaaggtggattgatgaaggcagagcagtggatgtggtctaccttgacttcagcaaagcatttgacaccgtctcccacagcatcctcacggctcaactgaggaagtgtggactggatgatcgggtagtgaggtggaccgcaaactggctgaaggagagaagccagagagttgtgatcactggggcagagtctggttggaggcctgtatctagtggagtgcctcaagggtcagttctgggaccaatactgttcaatatattcatcaatgacttggatgagagaattgagtgtactatcagcaagtttgctgatgacaccaagctgggaggagtggctgacactccagagggctgtgctgccatccagcgagatctggacaggctagagagttgggcagggaaaaatttaatgaaatataataagggaaaatgtagagtcttgcatctgggcaggaacaaccccaggttccagtacaggttggggaatgacctattagagagcagtgtaggggaaagggacctgggggtcctggtggacagcaggatgaccatgagccagcactgtgcccttgtggccaagaaggccaatggcatcctggggtgtattagaaggggggtggttagtaggtcgagagaggttctccttcccctctactctgccctggtgagaccccatctggaatattgtgtccagttctgggcccctcagttcaagaaggacagggaactgctggagagagtccagcgcagggccacaaagatgattaagggagtggagcatctcccttatgaggaaaggctgagggagctggttctCTTTcgcttggagaagaggagactgaggggtgacctcatcaatgtttataaatatataaagggtgggtgtcacgcggatggagccaggctcttctcagtgacaaccgaCAGTAGAGACAAGGGaaaatgggttcaagctggaacacaagaggttccacttatatttgagaagaaacttcttctcagtgagggtgacggaacactggaacaggctgcccagggaggttgtggattctacttctctggagacattcaaaacctgcctggatgccttcctgtgtaacctcacctaggtgttcctgctctggcaggggtattggactggatgatctttcgaggtcccttccaatccctaacattctgtgattctgtgatcatccCCCCCCATACTTCCTCTCTCCACCACCAATAttgggtgggggggacacaccaaCAGACACAACCCCCCATTACCTGCATCCTCCAGGGGACCCAAGCTCTCCGCAGCCCCCCGCTTCCCCAAGACCATGTAACCATCCTCGTCCTCCATGTCACCAGGaaggcacagggctggggacacagagggacaggaaACCAAAGCACTGATGACCACGCAGGGCTTTTGCTGTCAAGGTATGAACTGTCAGCAGGGCCAGAGCTTCCTGCCATTATTGCAgctaaacagccccaaaacTGCCAGGGAGAGCAGCCCCAACACCTGGTAAAGGCCACAGGGGTGCTTTTCCtctagagaaaggaaaatcagggtattggctgctgcctgcaaggaaaaggaaaaattagaaaaacacCTCTTTCCCCcattgtggtttaacccaaactGGCCATACAACCACGACAGACACTCGCTCACCCCCtctcccacccccaccccaggggagagaaacaaaaggaaagggaaaaacttggattgagataaacacagtttaaacaactaacaaaatactaatacactactagtaaatataacGATAAATATAGCTATAAATATAGCTATAAAATAAATCCCCTCCATGTGCTCCCACTTCCTAGAAgtggggggtgggaagggaaaggacagggttgcctTCAGCAGGCGCCTTCTGGAACAGACAAGACAACCATGATAATTTACcgtgttttaagaaaaaaattagtggAAACATAGCAACAAGGTCTGTACTGGTCATGTGTGCCACAAAATCCACTTCACACCCTGGCAAAGGGCCAGGGACCTCAGCCAAGCTCTGTGTACCCATCTCATCTGGCAACAGCACCTTGAGCTCCATGACCACAGCGCAAAAGCAGATATAGGCGAGTTGCTCAAAAAGCAAGACGAGTGCTGGGCTGGTCCCAGGAGAAAGAAACCAGTTCTGTGCTTGAGGTCCCAGATCACACAGCCACAGTGGCCCTGATGTCTTCCAGTCCTGCAGGTTCCTCAGAGACCTggcagagagatgctgctgggacCAGCAGCACTACAGATATACAGTTCAGAAGGAAATTCCCAAGCCACTCTGTGTTAATAGCAAAGGCAAAGTTGTGGACTTCCCAGCAGGAAAAAGTCCTTTCTCCCCATCAACTATTTCACATCAGAGCTTGGGCCTTGCTGCAGAGATAATGATGGGTCCGGAAGCAGTTTGAACTCCAGAGATCATGGTAATTCAGCCAGAAACAAGACTCTTGGCCCTTCAGAGTGATCCTGCAAGAATAAGCAATGACATTGTTGGTACCCTTGGGGAAGCAGCTCTCCCCACCCATAAGTGCCTGGAGGGAACAAGGGCTGCCTACAAGGGACAGGCCCTGTAGCCACGTCCCACCAGGCCCCTGCCcatcccagcacaggacggtctCCCTGTGACCCTGGTTCGCAACAGGACTCACGTGTCATTGAAGCTGCTGCCGTCCACCCACTCCAGGCGCCCGTCCTGTCTGCGCAGCCCAACCCAGTAATCAATGTTGCCCTTGAGGCGTGACAGAAACTCctggagaggaaagagagaagccaacagtcaggagctgctgctgccccagagtgtccctgtcccagccccacatgAGGCCCCAGGATGGCAGCACCTCCCACCCAATGGCTGCTCCACCAAGCTCCAGAGCTTCTGCATGAgctccccagcctggccagcCGCActggtcctgctctgctggagctctgctgtgcttgcagTCCCGCTGAGCTCCACGCGGGAGGACACGCACCCTGGGCTCCACACTGTACCTGAGCCTCCTTCCCTCTGAGGCCACACGCCAGAACTGCATCTGTGTCCCTAGAAGCACCTCCAACCTCCCAGCACCAACCCCAAGGTCTGCACCCAACCCAGACCCCCCCACACGGCCACAGCAGCCCCTCACTCACCATTTCCCACTCCCTCTTGATCACAGCCAGCGAGGCCCCGAGCGAGGAGCACCGCTCCTGGCCCCACTCCCAGCTCCCCTCCTCGCTCGAGAGGTAGTAGCAGACATTGCGGTACCCAACCCAGTCGTCAGGACAGCCCAGCACGGCAGCTGCACGccctccatctcttcctgctggagagggaaggggagaaggtcAGAGGACTCCTCTCCACAGGGAccaggggacacagctccatggggcagggaagggggcaGACCCAGGCTCCCCACACGGGGATCCCCCATTTGCTGCCAGGGACCCACAGGGAGCAAACACCCCAGGGGTTAacagcctgccccagggcacagccgggggtgtccctgcccctccccaggAGCCCTGGGCCAGGGCAGGGGCACAGCCAGCCTGAGGGGCTGGCCCCAACACGCTCCCCCCACCAGCCTTGGCCTCACACACCAAcgcctgccccagccctgaggGGAAGGGGCCGCATCCAGCCCGGCGGCACACACGGCTCCGTGCTGAGGGGCCGCACGCAGGCGCCTGCTGCTCCCTTACCTGACACCATAGCAACAGCCGCTGCCAAAACCAGGACCAGAGCCACAagcacagccagcaccaggACATACACTGGATGCAGCGTGCACCACTCacctggaggaggaaaaagccaCCAGCAGTGAGGAACCGTGCTgtcccagagctggcctggCCCTCACATCCCCACCACTCCCAAcaccagctgcccagggaaggcaggagggacCCTCCAGCCTGTTTCGTGCCCCTCCAACAGCTGGAAGAAACCTCACTCTTGTCAAACCCAGTCCTCACGGGCTGACACTCCCACAGGGACACTGTGCCCTCCCGACAGGCCACAGGGGTGGCCCTGCACTCACCCAGAAGCCTTCTGCTTGTCCTCTTCCCAGGCAGCTCTGGCTTCAGGGATGCCCCTCTGTACTGGGGATCCAGGCGCTTCTCTGTGTTCCCATCATTGTCACAGACTCTGCTCTTCTCCCCTTGTCCCAAAGGCAAATGAGATGGGCAATCTCTTTGCTTGTCACAAGCCCAGTCTTGTGTCCAAGTCATCTTATCCGCTCCCAAAGCCTGTTTCCAGCCAAGCTGGGTGTATGGGAATTGCACGAGAATAGCGAGGAAGCTAattgtaaatacactcaagcgACTGTAGCTGCAgtgtagaaaaagcacaaacatcacactaattgttttactgaccatgtgtgcttgacaagtagaacctctgtgttagataacataggcctgtgagaaactctaagGCACCTTATCGCTACACCTGACactcctgctttgttgtgagaaagcagaggctgtgcctgcttgaagccttgaaataacaggcgagctcagcaggcccagtgatcttctaCCAGGGCTGAACTCTGCAGCACGTGCGTCCCCTGCCCGGTAGCTCAGGTGCTGCTTCGGAGATCCCCCGctagagaggtaactaaaataaaacttgctctttgcaaatgcattcgtggcctctggctcttcttgcaaTGTGCCTGCATTGGTTCACACACCGGGACAGTTTTATGACCACAGCTGTTACCTTCATATTGGGAGACTGCGGCGAACATGATAGCGATGCAATAGGAATGTTTAATTCTGTTGCCCGACAGCTGTCGCAACTCATTTGAAGCATCAGCCATGGGTTGATATCATCCAGCACACATCTGGAACAACCAAGCAGACTCACTCACCCGCTTGGCTATGCTGGcaaaagagagggaagaggagaaatggGAACACCTGCTGGACAGGGTGCACATTAAGCGTGGTCACTCAGGGCTCAGAGACCTCCTGgaagctgggagcagaggatgGCCCGTTACCCGAGAACTACATAGCACAGCAATTTTTGCCTGATTCCTATGATATATCAGACTAGAATAACACCCTTTGCAAGATCCTCCGCTCCATCTGTGGGATGGGAAAGTACTATGGGAAACCTGGCAGGTTAGATACATAGGACCTTTTAGAGATCAGAAGGGAAATGAGATGTGCTTGTTGGGGTGGAAGCAATATTGGGATTTTTCCAGGCTGGAGCAGTGACATGGGCAACCAGGGAAAAGACAGTGTAAAAGTTAAAACTGTGGTTTAGTTTCTTATCAAAAGCCAAATCAATTCCATCATATAACAGCAGCCACTTCACTGCCAGGGTGCTCCAGGAATGAGCAAAAACTGAAGGAGTACAGCAGATGGTTTATACCCCTCACTATCCCCAAGCAAACAGGATAGTAGAAAGAACAAATTGTCtgctaaaatgttttctgaaagtctGTGAGCCTGGATGGTCTGTGCAATTCTCAGAAGCTATgaccaaaataaacaacagcTGGGGAGTTAACAGAGGTCCACAAATTACTGCATTTTACTCGAAGTCTCCATCTATacttcctggggtaaaagaaaCTAAAGACCCCATAAATCTTCTCCATTATCCTGGACAACCAGCCCTGGTTGAACTCCCCAGTGTGGGGGAAGTCCCCCTGGTACCAAACACCCCTTTTCAGTAAGTCTGCCTGGGTGGCCACTGATGCCTATAGCAggcagcataaaaaaaaaaaaaaaaaaaaatcaatattagGTGGATTGTTCTCTCTCTTTAAAGCCAGTTTGATGAAGgatcacatttttcctttttgttcccttgcagggagaagaggaaagaaattgaTCTTTGTCTGTCAAAAGTGTATGCTTTATCAGGGCACATGTTTAGCTTTTAGCCTCTGCTTTGTGGCTTTGACTGTTAGTTTGATCATACTTTTAGGATGTATAtgtcattttggttttggttctggGTAGTTTTCTGCCTTCTCCCCTCTACCAGTCAAGGAGAGGAAGGAGTGG from Caloenas nicobarica isolate bCalNic1 chromosome 1, bCalNic1.hap1, whole genome shotgun sequence includes the following:
- the LOC135986707 gene encoding early activation antigen CD69-like isoform X2; translation: MLQMSCDSCRATELNIPIASLSCSPQSPNMKLGWKQALGADKMTWTQDWACDKQRDCPSHLPLGQGEKSRVCDNDGNTEKRLDPQYRGASLKPELPGKRTSRRLLGEWCTLHPVYVLVLAVLVALVLVLAAAVAMVSGRDGGRAAAVLGCPDDWVGYRNVCYYLSSEEGSWEWGQERCSSLGASLAVIKREWEMEFLSRLKGNIDYWVGLRRQDGRLEWVDGSSFNDTITLKGQESCFWLNYHDLWSSNCFRTHHYLCSKAQALM
- the LOC135986707 gene encoding killer cell lectin-like receptor subfamily G member 1 isoform X3, whose protein sequence is MLQMSCDSCRATELNIPIASLSCSPQSPNMKLGWKQALGADKMTWTQDWACDKQRDCPSHLPLGQGEKSRVCDNDGNTEKRLDPQYRGASLKPELPGKRTSRRLLAGRDGGRAAAVLGCPDDWVGYRNVCYYLSSEEGSWEWGQERCSSLGASLAVIKREWEMEFLSRLKGNIDYWVGLRRQDGRLEWVDGSSFNDTITLKGQESCFWLNYHDLWSSNCFRTHHYLCSKAQALM
- the LOC135986707 gene encoding early activation antigen CD69-like isoform X1; the encoded protein is MLQMSCDSCRATELNIPIASLSCSPQSPNMKLGWKQALGADKMTWTQDWACDKQRDCPSHLPLGQGEKSRVCDNDGNTEKRLDPQYRGASLKPELPGKRTSRRLLGEWCTLHPVYVLVLAVLVALVLVLAAAVAMVSAGRDGGRAAAVLGCPDDWVGYRNVCYYLSSEEGSWEWGQERCSSLGASLAVIKREWEMEFLSRLKGNIDYWVGLRRQDGRLEWVDGSSFNDTITLKGQESCFWLNYHDLWSSNCFRTHHYLCSKAQALM